AAACACCGACCTTGCCCTGCCCCTTCCCCAGTCGCCGAGGATTTTTACGTCTTTGATTCTGCTCACAGAATCCTGATATGTGTTCCAGCCGAACTGAAAGGGGACGCAGTTTTGAATCATCTTTATCGTTACGCCGGAAACTTCGATATCGAAATAGCATTTAACCGCATCATCGCCGGTTTCGAAATAGCAGTCTTTGATTGTTGAACCGTGTCCGCCGGAGAAGCCGTCTGAGTGGTTTCCCCAGCCGCCACGATTATCTATAAAGCTGCATCTCTCCGCGTGGCACTGATTCTTCCAGCCTCTGATGAAGAATGCGAACGGGTTTACAGCCGTGAGATTGCGGACACGCAGCACCCCTGCTCTATTCTGAAACTGCGAATACTCATACGCCTTTAAGCCTCTGCTGTCTGCCCATTTCTGCTGGTCTGTCCCGTAAACGATTGAGGTGTTTCTGTCTCTGCCCTCTATCGTGCAGTCGCTTGAGGTGCGGAATGCACCAGTTACGATGCAGTTTTTACCGATAACAATGCGTGAAACCTCTTCGGGTACATCCCAGAAATGGCTGCGATAATTCGGGCGGTCGAGGTTTATCGTTCCCGAGGAGATAAATTTCATCTCTGATTTGCCCTTGTTCCAAACGGCTTTGCCTGAATAAGCAGATATAAGAGCCTCCGGCGGCTGAGAGGCGAAGGCCAAGGCTGACAGCACAACAGCGGCCAAGAAATATTTAACTGAACTCATAATAATACTCTTCAAATTAACATTATGCTTTAAGACTCTTTTAATAATATCCGTGAAACATTATTTTTTACAATTTTCCCGCTTATGACTGAATTTATATCCTTGAAATCCTCGAAATTCTTTTTTAAGTATATCTCTTAAGATGCTTAGATATGGGTATATCCTAAAAAAGGTCTTCATACAGTATTATTCAAATCTCCCCTCCAATGTAAATTTGATTTATACCGAGCCTGTCCGCCGGAAGCGGAGCAATCGGAGGAAAAGAATAATATATCTATTCAAAAACCCCTCTGTGTAATCTGTGGATTATATGTATCCACTGCTTTGAACGTTTTTTGATACTCTTCGATTTTGGCTTTTGGTAGTGAGTAATCTTTCCCTCCCTTCAGCACAAAAGTATATCCGGAAGGCTCGTCCACATTACTCTTTTCTTTTCTTATTCTTTTATGGTCTAATTTTCGGACAGGTTCCTGTCTGGTTTTCGGGCAGGTACCTGCCTGATTTTCGGACTGGTCGGATTTTCCTACCGGTCGGGTTTTCGGGCAGGTTTTGTAAATGTTTGACTTCCCGATACCCTGCTGCTGAACTTCCAGAAGCCCAGCGGATTCCAGCCGGTTTATGGAGCTGCAAACAGTTCCAGCGGCAAGCCCGCTTTTTTCCTGAAGCTTCCTCCTGCCCGGCCAAGCCTCGCCCTGATTTTCATAATTTTGGATAATCGCAAGGATTATCTTATCGCTTGCCCGCAGGTCTTTCCGTGCTGCTGTATCGGCATCCAATTTAAAGAACATCTTCAATCCGCCTCCTTTTTATTCTCTGCTGTCTTTGCTGAAGCTCAGCATTTGCAAAACAGAGGTTGAAATCGTATCTGTCTGGTGTTATCAGCCTGAATCGCTTTTGCCTCGCCTCCGCTGCCGCCTGAGCTCGGGGGCTCTTTTTATTCCGCCTCATTTTCCACCTCGTGATTTGTATTGTCTCCACCGGTCGGCTGGGATAAACCCGCCGGCCTCAATGCTTGCCTCAAACCATCTTTCCAGTTCCGCTGCCGGAAAAAGCAGTTTGCGGCCTGCCCGCAGGGGACGAACGCCAATCCTGCCGTCTGAGAGCATTTCGTAGAATAGAGTTTTACCAACATTCAATTTGGCTCGCACTTGCCCGCTTGTGAGCATTGCTGATTCAGCTTGCTTCGGTTTCACCTCCTTTCGCTTCGCTGCCATTTCAGCGAGGCTTGCTTTAACTGCCTCCAGTTCAAATTTGTATTTGCGTCCAATCCTGAGACAAGGAATCTTCCCCGCCTCTACTTGCTCTTTAATCCAGCTGAGCGGCAAGTCAAGCTCATTTGCAATTTGGTTTCACAGCCATCCCATAGGTCCATAGATTTATCGTTGAGGGCTTGTTTATTGTATTAAAACGCCCTTTTCCTGAAGGATTTCAATCACCCCAGTTTGCATTTTTTTGGCTATTGTTCAATTGTCAGTTATTTGCTCAATACTGCCCACTCTTTTTTCACCTCTTTCTTTGCGTAAAATCTTGCTACATATTAAAACCTGGCAAATAAGCCTGCTGAGGGCTTGCAACCATACGCGGTGAACCACGTGCTGTCCCACAGGCAGCCATAACGCTAAAAACATCCAGCCGGCTGAATAATACACCCCTCAGCAAAGTAAACAATCGACTGAATGTTCCTTTCCATTTGCCGAGGAAACCTATATACCGTATTAAAATATAAGCAAGCATTGCCGTCCATACTTGCCATAGAATCGCTTCTTGGCTATGCCCTAGGAAATCGCTTAGCTGCAAAGTCTGCTTTATTTGCTTGAAAAACACCTCTATGCCCCATCGGCATTTATATAGGCCGCAGATACTGCTCGGCGCCCACTGAGTATTGTTAGTGATAAATTTCATAAGCTTTTTCTCGCCGTTAACTTCCACATAAGCCTTAACCAAACGGAGCTGCTTCGGGTAGGCCTCATAGCTTTTCGGCATTTCAAGTTCAATTAATGCATCGTATTGGATATCACCTTTTGGTTCTGTATTCTGTTTAACAAAACGATATTTCATATTGTCTTTGGCTCTGGTAACCCAGAATAATTCTCGCCTGTCAAGATCAGCCAGATGCTTAAAATCCACGTAAGCCTTGTCAAAAACCGCTATTTCGCCGCTTTTAAGGTTCTGACAGAGCTGATAAGCCTCTGTCGAATCATGGGTTGAGGCTTCTTTTACAATAGCAAATTGAGGCAGGAATGTCTGGAGATTAAGCTGCATGTGGCACTTTGCAGCGGCTTTGCGTCTGCGATGTTTAGCCCAGTCAATACAGTTGGCTACAAGCTGAATCGTTGTTGAATCAACCGCATATATTGCTCTCTTAAAACGCCTTGGAAGGCCGGAGTATTTATGACCTCTGCCAAAATTAGGATGCTGGGCTTGGATATGGGACAGCACCTCCCAGAAGAGAGTCTCTGCCATACGAGGATCTCGAACCCTGTTTGCATGAGAAAGCCCATTCCTGCTTGGTGGGGTTGCACGGCGAATAGGAATCAAAGCTCCGGAATGATTACGCAATGTGTCGGCAACGTCGTTCAGCGAGAGGCTGTGAGCAATCTGGACATGAAGCATAGATACAATGTGAGACCAGCACGAAAATGTTCGTGATTGCTTGTCAATACCGTAAAACCGGGATAATTTTGAAACAAGATAAGCAGGAATATATTGGCATATCTGCTTGAGAACTGTATATTGATGCTTAGCGGGTGTCATGAGTTACTCCTAATTTTTGGTTAGTTTGTTGAAATTAGTGTAACTCATACCCCGCTATTTTCAAAGAAACATCTTATATTTTGTTCTTCTATGGGATGGCTGTGATTTGGTTTATGTTTTTCAGTTTCATAATACCCAAAGTTTAACAACTGCTTTGGGTATCAAGTGGGGTGTTAGGTGGGGTTTTTGGTGGGATTGCGGGGTTTTTTATTTTTTCAGCGAATAAAAGCCTTTATTGCTGTCCTGCTCTATCAATTCCCAAGCCCGGAATTTTAATAGGGACAGTTACCCATTTATTGATGCGTGGCTCGGTTTAAATATCTCGTTTTGTGAAGTCGCTGCGAAATACTAACGACAATCAGAGCCGTGCGTGGAGTCCGCCGGAGGCGGACGGAGCAAACGGATAGATTCTTGGCTCGTGGCGAGTGGCTGAGCTGCAAGTCCGCCTGCGGCGGATTGCTCGTGGCAAAATCATTAGTGAAAAATTAGTGTTGATTAGTGGCTGAAAAATTTTCTCCCCGCCTTTTCCTATATTAAATATTTATCCTGTGAATCCTGTAAATCCTGTCAAAAAAAAAATCTCCCCTCTGTGCCCCTCTGTGTGCCTCTGTGGTTAATATATATCTTTTCTCTCCATACTGCTGTCCACTTATTTCGCCCCGCCTGCGGCGGGCCTACATGCGTGGCTCGGTTTAAATATCTCGTTTTGTGAAATCGCTGCGAAATACTAACGACAATCAGAGCCGCACGTGGAGTCCGCCGAAGGCGAAGAGCCTGTCCGCCGAAGGCGGAAAGCAAGCGGATAGATTCGTGGCTCGTGGCTCTTTGCAAAATCATTAGTGGAAAATCAGAATAGATTAGTGAGTGGACGAGGTGGACTCGGTCGGCTGGCACTGCTGTGTATCAATGGCTTTTTTGCCTGCACAGACCAACACAGGCTTCTACGGACTCCCGCTTATTCCCCGCAGAGAGTTCGTGAGTGTCTGTGAACATTTTTCCAGCTTCTGCCTGCTCAACATAGGTCAATCCTTGAGCTGCAAACAGAATAGCTGAAAGATAAAAAATTGTTGGCTTAAAAAGGGGTAAAACATATAATAACCGCCTCGTTAATATACCTTGGCAACATAATCAGGATTGAGCGAGCTGAAATAATTCTTTTTAAATTTGGTAATTTATGACCACCTACGTTATCAGAAGAATTCTGCTTATGATTCCGACACTCATCGGGATCACCGTTCTGGTGTTTGCTATAAGCAGGCTTGCCCCGGGCGATCCTATCGCTATGCAGATGGGGCTGGATCAGGGTATTCAGAGCGGGCAGAATCAGGCGGCAAGGCAGGCCCAGCTTGAGCTTTACGGCCTCGATAAGCCCGAACCCGTGCAATACTTTATCTGGCTTAAGAATATCGTTCAGCTCAATTTCGGGCAGTCTTTCAAGCATCACCGCCCTGTTATAGAGCTTATAGCCAAGCGACTCCCCATCACCCTCACGCTCAATCTCACCGCCTTTACAATAATTTACCTAGTGGCTCTGCCTCTGGGCACACTGTCAGCTCTGAGGCACAACAGATTTACGGACAGGGCGATTTCTGTAGTACTGTTTATTCTTTGGTCTCTCCCGATAATGTGGGTGGGGCAGATGCTCATAGGCTATTTCTCCAACCCCGACTTCTTCAACTGGTTCCCTTCTTCTGGGATAAACAGCAACAACTCAGATAAAATGCCGTTCCTCGTATGGCTTAAAGACCGCATCTGGCATCTGGTTCTGCCGGTGCTTTGCATCACCTTCAACGGCTTTACCTACCTAACCAAGATCGTACGGGCGAGTATGCTCGATAACCTCAGGATGGATTACGTTCGCACAGCAAGAGCCAAGGGGCTTGCTGAGAAAACAGTAATCTTCCGACATGCATTCAGGAACAGCATAATTCCGGTAATCACGGTTCTGGCAACCCTTCTGCCGGCCATGATTGCCGGTTCTGTAATCATTGAAAAGCTGTTCTCCATCCCCGGGATGGGGCTTCTGGCATTCGAGGCGATAACAACAAGGGATTATAATGTAGTGATGGCAGTGGCCACGATTTCGGGAGTGCTGAATCTTGCAGGGCTTCTGCTGGCCGATATATGCTACGCAATAGCTGACCCGAGGATATCTTACGACTGATGGTAAACGAAAGTATCAATAATAAAAGAAACTGGGGAAAAACCTTCGGACAGCTCACTTGGGAGCAGTTCCGGAAGAACAGGCTTAATATAGTTTGCCTCGGCTTTATTATACTGCTCTTTGTGATAGCGGTTTTTGCGCCCTTTATTGCCAACAGCAAACCCTATTTCGCAGTGATCAAAGGGGAGCTGAGCTTTCCGCTTTTCTCCGCTTTGGACAGCTCAGACTACAGCGTGTTATTTGCTGCGGCCTGCTGCATAGGGCTCATTTTCAAGATCAAATCCAACACCAAAAAATACACGCCCTCTGTGCGCGGGGAAATCTTCCTCAGGCAGCTTATGATCACTGCCGGAATAATACTGGCAGGGGTGATATTTTTCAAAGCTGTTATCCCAACCTACAACAGCACCGTTAATTACAAGCAGCTTGTGCAGGAGTCTGAAGAGAACTGGGCAGTATTTCCTCCCGTTCCATACAGCTACGCAGAAACGAGCCTTGAGGATAAGTATCAGCCGCCATCTCAAAAGCACCTTCTCGGGACAGATGATGTGGGCTCGGATGTGCTGGCAAGGCTTATACACGGCTCGAGGATCTCGCTGTCTGTGGGGTTTGTGGCGGTAGGTATCTCTACAACTATAGGCGTGCTGATAGGGTCTGTTATTGGATTCTTCGGAGGTATCGTTGATTTTATAGGAATGCGTTTTATTGAGATTATGATGGCGATCCCCGCCTTCTTTTTGATCCTCACGATTATAGCTTTCTTCGGCAAGAGCCTCTTCAATATTATGATAATTATCGGCATAACAAGCTGGACAGGCAACGCCAGATTCATCCGTGCAGAATTCCTCAAGCTCAGAAAGCAGGATTTTGTGGATGCGGCAAGGGCTCTCGGCCTGCCTACAAGCAGCATTATCTTCAAGCATATCCTGCCCAACGGCGTAGCGCCGGTATTGGTGAACGCCACATTCGGGATCGCAGGAGCGATCTTTATCGAGGCGGCTCTGAGCTTCCTTGGGTTCGGGATTGTGCCGCCGAAGCCGAGCTGGGGACAAATGCTCAGCCTCGGAGTTAATTCTTCCGGCGAGTTTATATGGTGGATGACGCTCTTCCCCGGACTGGCCATAATATTCACCGTAATGGCATACAACCTCGTGGGCGAAGGCCTGCGCGACGCAATAGACCCGAAACTCAGAAAAGCCGCATAAAGCCGCAGCAGCAGAAATGTCTCACTGCGAAAAATTACTCAGAACCGCCCCCCTGCTTAGGACAGTGCCCTGATTAGCTTATTTTCCCCGCACGATACTTTGTATTGGCAAATTATTACGTGCGAGCCCTGCAATGTTCTTTGCTTTATTCGGCAGTAAACCAATTTTCGGTTAATATCGCATAATCGAGAATATCAACGTAATCATCAAAGTTTGAATCTGCTTCAAGCCGGGTTTGTGCCGGCTGAGCTTGAAGCCACTGCTCTGCCATAATCAATATATCATTCTGGCCGACGTATCCGTCATAGTTGCAGTCGCCGGGGAGATATTCCCAGTAAAAATTGGGATATTCGCCCGCATGCTGATACCAGAGATCCATCTTCCCGTTATTATCCTCGTTCACATAATCCCAGCCGGCATCTGTAAACGTGCTCAGAGTCTGCATCTGGGCTGTAGTAAGCCCTGCTCCTCCTGCGCTGGAATCCATTCCGCTGGATTCAGTGTCCCAGAAACAACTGGAGGTTGTGCCTTGATAATCATCTCCACACAGGCCGCCTACCTCCCAATCTCCCGAAACAGAGCCGGTTGAATAGCAGTTGGTTAAACAGATTTCCTTAAAAAAGCCGCACAGACCGCCAACATTTTGTTCTCCCGAAACAGATCCGGCTGCATAACAGTTTTCAACAATGCTCTGAGTAAAGCCGCATAAGCCCCCTACATTTTGATCACCAGAAACAGACCCTGCAGCAAAGCATTTCCTGATTGTACCGCTTTCATTATATCCGCACAAACCGCCAAGATACTCTTCTGCCAAAAC
This window of the Sedimentisphaera salicampi genome carries:
- a CDS encoding helix-turn-helix domain-containing protein, which translates into the protein MFFKLDADTAARKDLRASDKIILAIIQNYENQGEAWPGRRKLQEKSGLAAGTVCSSINRLESAGLLEVQQQGIGKSNIYKTCPKTRPVGKSDQSENQAGTCPKTRQEPVRKLDHKRIRKEKSNVDEPSGYTFVLKGGKDYSLPKAKIEEYQKTFKAVDTYNPQITQRGF
- a CDS encoding helix-turn-helix domain-containing protein — its product is MPLSWIKEQVEAGKIPCLRIGRKYKFELEAVKASLAEMAAKRKEVKPKQAESAMLTSGQVRAKLNVGKTLFYEMLSDGRIGVRPLRAGRKLLFPAAELERWFEASIEAGGFIPADRWRQYKSRGGK
- a CDS encoding IS4 family transposase, translated to MTPAKHQYTVLKQICQYIPAYLVSKLSRFYGIDKQSRTFSCWSHIVSMLHVQIAHSLSLNDVADTLRNHSGALIPIRRATPPSRNGLSHANRVRDPRMAETLFWEVLSHIQAQHPNFGRGHKYSGLPRRFKRAIYAVDSTTIQLVANCIDWAKHRRRKAAAKCHMQLNLQTFLPQFAIVKEASTHDSTEAYQLCQNLKSGEIAVFDKAYVDFKHLADLDRRELFWVTRAKDNMKYRFVKQNTEPKGDIQYDALIELEMPKSYEAYPKQLRLVKAYVEVNGEKKLMKFITNNTQWAPSSICGLYKCRWGIEVFFKQIKQTLQLSDFLGHSQEAILWQVWTAMLAYILIRYIGFLGKWKGTFSRLFTLLRGVLFSRLDVFSVMAACGTARGSPRMVASPQQAYLPGFNM
- a CDS encoding ABC transporter permease — translated: MTTYVIRRILLMIPTLIGITVLVFAISRLAPGDPIAMQMGLDQGIQSGQNQAARQAQLELYGLDKPEPVQYFIWLKNIVQLNFGQSFKHHRPVIELIAKRLPITLTLNLTAFTIIYLVALPLGTLSALRHNRFTDRAISVVLFILWSLPIMWVGQMLIGYFSNPDFFNWFPSSGINSNNSDKMPFLVWLKDRIWHLVLPVLCITFNGFTYLTKIVRASMLDNLRMDYVRTARAKGLAEKTVIFRHAFRNSIIPVITVLATLLPAMIAGSVIIEKLFSIPGMGLLAFEAITTRDYNVVMAVATISGVLNLAGLLLADICYAIADPRISYD
- a CDS encoding ABC transporter permease yields the protein MVNESINNKRNWGKTFGQLTWEQFRKNRLNIVCLGFIILLFVIAVFAPFIANSKPYFAVIKGELSFPLFSALDSSDYSVLFAAACCIGLIFKIKSNTKKYTPSVRGEIFLRQLMITAGIILAGVIFFKAVIPTYNSTVNYKQLVQESEENWAVFPPVPYSYAETSLEDKYQPPSQKHLLGTDDVGSDVLARLIHGSRISLSVGFVAVGISTTIGVLIGSVIGFFGGIVDFIGMRFIEIMMAIPAFFLILTIIAFFGKSLFNIMIIIGITSWTGNARFIRAEFLKLRKQDFVDAARALGLPTSSIIFKHILPNGVAPVLVNATFGIAGAIFIEAALSFLGFGIVPPKPSWGQMLSLGVNSSGEFIWWMTLFPGLAIIFTVMAYNLVGEGLRDAIDPKLRKAA